The following proteins are encoded in a genomic region of Candidatus Methylospira mobilis:
- the bioH gene encoding pimeloyl-ACP methyl ester esterase BioH: MSSSIFRETLGAGVDVVMIHGWGMHSGVWRPFAQTLSPYCRVTLLDLPGHGASRAGADLSLDGIAQALLANAPERAHWLGWSLGATLALYIARHYPQRALSVTLLAGSARFTQAGHWPHAMEQAVFARFAQGLMDDYHATVLRFLGLQTWGLPNARLVLKQLQVTLAQRAEPDRRALMAGLIILRDIDLLEALPSLNMPLLVMLGGRDRLVPSEAGSAIAVLADQAEYCLIEGAGHIPFISHADLCRERLLAFWVRYDCRQSSL; this comes from the coding sequence ATGAGTTCATCCATTTTTCGAGAAACGCTGGGAGCAGGGGTGGACGTGGTCATGATACACGGATGGGGTATGCATTCGGGGGTCTGGCGGCCTTTTGCGCAGACGCTGTCGCCGTACTGCCGCGTGACGCTGCTCGATTTACCCGGGCATGGCGCCAGCCGGGCCGGAGCCGATCTGAGTCTGGATGGGATTGCGCAGGCTCTGCTGGCCAATGCGCCGGAACGAGCGCATTGGCTGGGCTGGTCGCTGGGCGCGACGCTGGCTTTGTATATCGCCAGGCATTATCCGCAACGCGCGCTCAGTGTGACGTTATTGGCGGGCAGCGCCCGTTTTACCCAGGCGGGGCATTGGCCGCATGCGATGGAGCAAGCCGTTTTTGCCCGGTTTGCTCAGGGTCTGATGGACGATTATCACGCGACCGTCCTGCGCTTTCTTGGTTTGCAGACCTGGGGGTTGCCGAATGCCCGGCTGGTATTGAAGCAATTGCAGGTAACGCTGGCGCAACGCGCGGAGCCGGATCGGCGCGCGCTGATGGCGGGACTGATCATATTGCGCGACATCGATCTGCTGGAAGCTTTGCCGTCTCTGAACATGCCGTTGCTGGTTATGCTGGGAGGCCGCGACCGCTTGGTCCCTTCCGAGGCCGGCAGCGCTATAGCTGTGCTGGCGGATCAGGCCGAATATTGCCTGATCGAAGGGGCGGGGCATATCCCTTTTATAAGCCACGCCGATTTGTGCCGGGAGCGTTTGCTCGCTTTTTGGGTGCGGTATGATTGCCGTCAGTCGTCATTATAA
- the bioD gene encoding dethiobiotin synthase has translation MAGFFITGTDTGVGKTWVALALMHALQTQGLHVLGMKPVATGCDWIDGELRNEDALLLQRQASRILPYSQVNPYAYQLPVAPDIAAKRENFPVNIDHIVAQCRVLEASADSVLVEGVGGWTVPLGESVKVADMALCLKLPVILVVGLRLGCINHALLTWDAMVRSGVTVAGWVASECERSFEFSDETLVTLQREMNIACITRVFAISRNDLLSQINFNADAMAKILPRMWG, from the coding sequence GTGGCCGGTTTTTTTATAACAGGAACCGATACCGGCGTTGGTAAAACCTGGGTTGCGCTGGCTTTGATGCACGCCTTGCAGACGCAGGGGTTGCACGTCCTGGGAATGAAGCCGGTGGCAACCGGGTGTGATTGGATAGACGGCGAGCTGCGCAATGAGGATGCATTGTTATTGCAGCGTCAGGCCAGCCGCATACTGCCTTATTCTCAGGTAAACCCCTATGCGTATCAGCTTCCGGTTGCGCCCGATATTGCGGCCAAACGGGAGAACTTCCCTGTTAATATCGACCATATTGTGGCCCAATGCCGCGTGCTTGAGGCGTCCGCGGATAGCGTGCTGGTCGAAGGTGTCGGCGGTTGGACTGTGCCGCTGGGCGAGAGCGTGAAAGTCGCGGATATGGCTTTATGCCTGAAGCTGCCGGTAATCCTGGTGGTGGGGTTGCGCCTGGGTTGCATTAATCACGCTTTGCTGACATGGGACGCCATGGTGCGCAGCGGTGTAACGGTAGCCGGTTGGGTTGCCAGCGAGTGCGAACGCTCATTCGAGTTTAGCGATGAAACGCTGGTCACCCTGCAGCGTGAAATGAATATTGCCTGCATAACGCGCGTCTTTGCCATATCACGAAATGATTTGTTGAGCCAGATCAATTTTAACGCTGACGCAATGGCTAAAATCTTGCCAAGAATGTGGGGATAA
- the bioF gene encoding 8-amino-7-oxononanoate synthase, translating to MWKKRASAGALLNNRLAIRLAEIKRQGLYRSRRIATATGGAAEVFSDGRRLINFSSNDYLGLAQHPEVVAAMVRGAQRWGAGSGASHLVSGHGGAHQALEEALADYTGRERALLFSTGYMANLGVVGALAERGGAVFEDRLNHASLLDAALLSGAGLRRYAHRDIGHLADLMSAGVKPGSMVVSDGVFSMDGDAAPVVELAAMARSAQAWFMVDDAHGLGVMGDSGRGVLELAGLDQSAVPVLVGTLGKAFGVFGAFVAGSEALIEYLIQRARSYIYTTALPPAVAEAALQSLQIAQTEAWRREKLKELIAYFREEGLRMGLNLLPSTTPVQPVLIGDNTRAMAISLALNDAGFLVSAIRPPTVPAGTARLRITLSAVHEREQVGRLLEILGHIAGQPG from the coding sequence ATATGGAAAAAGCGAGCGAGCGCCGGGGCCTTGCTTAATAATCGGCTGGCAATACGTCTGGCCGAGATCAAACGGCAGGGGCTGTACCGCTCGCGGCGTATTGCAACCGCGACCGGCGGCGCCGCGGAAGTTTTCAGCGACGGACGACGCTTGATCAATTTTTCCAGTAACGATTATCTGGGGCTGGCTCAACATCCTGAAGTGGTTGCGGCAATGGTTCGGGGCGCGCAGCGCTGGGGGGCCGGCAGCGGCGCGTCACATCTGGTCTCCGGGCATGGCGGCGCGCATCAGGCGCTGGAAGAAGCGCTGGCCGACTATACCGGGCGTGAGCGCGCATTACTGTTTTCCACCGGTTATATGGCCAATCTCGGTGTGGTCGGCGCGTTGGCCGAGCGCGGCGGCGCCGTGTTCGAAGACCGGTTGAATCATGCCTCTTTGCTGGATGCGGCCTTGCTGTCCGGGGCCGGACTACGACGATATGCACATCGCGATATCGGGCATCTTGCCGATCTGATGAGCGCGGGCGTCAAACCGGGGTCCATGGTCGTGAGCGATGGCGTGTTCAGCATGGATGGCGACGCGGCCCCGGTTGTCGAGCTGGCGGCGATGGCGCGTAGCGCGCAGGCCTGGTTTATGGTGGATGACGCCCATGGTTTGGGCGTGATGGGCGACAGCGGGCGTGGTGTGCTGGAATTGGCTGGCCTGGATCAGAGTGCGGTGCCGGTGCTGGTAGGCACGCTGGGTAAAGCCTTCGGTGTATTTGGCGCATTCGTCGCCGGAAGCGAAGCCTTGATCGAGTATCTGATTCAGCGCGCCCGATCCTATATATACACCACGGCCTTGCCGCCGGCAGTGGCCGAGGCGGCGTTGCAAAGCCTGCAAATCGCACAGACGGAAGCATGGCGGCGAGAAAAGCTGAAGGAGCTGATTGCGTATTTTCGCGAAGAAGGATTGCGTATGGGGTTGAACCTGCTGCCTTCGACTACGCCGGTACAGCCGGTATTGATTGGTGATAATACGCGGGCGATGGCAATCTCCCTGGCATTAAACGATGCCGGTTTTCTGGTGAGCGCGATACGTCCGCCTACGGTGCCTGCGGGCACCGCGCGTTTACGCATTACGCTGTCGGCAGTTCATGAGCGCGAGCAAGTGGGACGGCTGTTGGAAATATTGGGACATATAGCAGGGCAACCCGGATGA
- the bioC gene encoding malonyl-ACP O-methyltransferase BioC: protein MIAVSRHYKQRVSRSFGRAAHGYDGVAALQREVGDALLLGLDGLDIQPARVLDLGSGTGYCTSRLIQYFPDAQLIALDIAREMLSFMRLSTAQCQSVCADAEALPLAEGCVDLTVSNLALQWCREPATAFAGLARVLSGGGYLVFSTLGRDTLAELKHAWRQVDDKQHVNSFLSFAEWNALLQAAGFEVMMSHSEVISLFYADVYGLMRELKMLGARNQAEDRPRYLTGRRAMARMISAYQAAMPDQRIRAGFDVIQMVARKIV, encoded by the coding sequence ATGATTGCCGTCAGTCGTCATTATAAACAACGCGTCAGCCGTTCCTTCGGAAGGGCCGCCCACGGTTACGACGGAGTGGCTGCGTTGCAGCGCGAGGTGGGCGACGCGTTGCTGCTTGGACTCGATGGTCTCGATATACAGCCTGCCCGCGTGCTCGATCTTGGTTCCGGGACCGGCTATTGTACTTCCCGGTTAATTCAGTATTTCCCTGATGCGCAGCTTATCGCATTGGATATCGCCCGTGAAATGCTGAGTTTCATGCGCCTGTCTACTGCGCAGTGTCAGTCTGTTTGTGCGGATGCGGAGGCTTTGCCGTTGGCGGAGGGTTGCGTGGATTTGACTGTGTCCAATCTGGCTTTGCAATGGTGCCGGGAACCGGCAACCGCTTTTGCCGGACTCGCTCGGGTTTTAAGTGGTGGAGGGTATCTGGTATTCAGCACTCTGGGGAGGGATACTTTGGCGGAACTGAAGCATGCCTGGCGGCAAGTTGATGATAAGCAACATGTAAATAGCTTTCTATCTTTTGCCGAATGGAATGCATTGCTGCAGGCCGCCGGTTTCGAAGTGATGATGTCGCACAGTGAAGTAATTTCGCTGTTTTACGCGGATGTGTACGGTCTGATGCGCGAACTGAAAATGCTGGGCGCGCGCAATCAGGCGGAGGATCGTCCACGGTATCTGACCGGACGGCGCGCGATGGCGCGCATGATTTCGGCATACCAGGCAGCAATGCCGGATCAGCGCATACGCGCCGGATTTGACGTGATTCAGATGGTTGCAAGGAAGATAGTGTAG